A window of the Cannabis sativa cultivar Pink pepper isolate KNU-18-1 chromosome X, ASM2916894v1, whole genome shotgun sequence genome harbors these coding sequences:
- the LOC115702382 gene encoding uncharacterized protein LOC115702382: protein MVRSTVTKARMLLLSSCMKAKQVGVDNHNGRAQFSKLIRGGVAGMKDSSSSHENKDGRILGNNNKIMNYNYKRDHEYEHDDEEEEEELVVGSSSWSKTRSYWSPHPYSGIYVPKGHEWVVDDVPKNAASFGDQTYWLRNVDGVDKPDPDLPYSPHQYYYSTL, encoded by the exons ATGGTCAGAAGCACAGTCACAAAAGCAAGGATGTTGTTGCTTAG TTCATGCATGAAAGCGAAACAAGTGGGAGTGGATAATCATAATGGGCGGGCGCAATTTAGCAAGCTGATAAGAGGAGGAGTAGCAGGGATGAAAGACTCATCATCATCTCATGAAAACAAAGATGGTAGAATATTaggtaataataataagatcatGAATTATAATTATAAGAGAGATCATGAATATGAACATGATGATGAagaggaggaggaagagttaGTGGTGGGTTCATCATCGTGGTCGAAAACGAGGTCGTATTGGAGTCCTCATCCGTACAGTGGGATATATGTACCAAAAGGACATGAATGGGTGGTGGATGATGTGCCCAAAAATGCTGCCTCTTTTGGTGATCAGACTTATTGGCTAAGGAATGTTGATGGTGTTGATAAGCCAGACCCCGATCTTCCCTACTCTCCTCATCAATATTACTACAGtaccttataa
- the LOC115703056 gene encoding probable E3 ubiquitin-protein ligase RHY1A isoform X2 has protein sequence MTSASELFYTRRSRFGRTSLDLGLDSSPPPDRSFHHSVNQNRRHHHNNHHGSNHRHDIDGCDPLRRYPHSRHISHRVSNQDRMTFNLEESTGQSVSSSNRIDTENFISPSSRQSVTANERLPGAVLLARARLRERLRGVTLSGSRPRGRSTSNSDRIHIRPGDDLRPFNVRDWDAENSTSLSTDRSPSTNLSSRTVRLQILREQNEKPHGLTQEALSSLQLELFSGKETDADAAAVSSAPQDCSICLESFIQDDQLICLPCDHRFHAGCLDPWVRIRGDCPYCRRAILVKKRTVKSL, from the exons ATGACGAGCGCTTCGGAGTTATTCTACACCAGGAGGTCTCGTTTCGGCCGAACCAGTCTGGATCTCGGCCTAGATTCTTCTCCCCCTCCCGATCGAAGTTTTCACCATAGTGTCAACCAGAATCGCCGCCATCATCATAATAACCATCATGGTAGTAATCATCGACATGATATTGACGGCTGCGATCCCCTTCGGCGATACCCTCACTCCCGCCATATCTCCCACCGGGTTTCTAACCAG GACCGTATGACATTTAATCTCGAGGAGAGTACAGGACAATCTGTTTCCAGCAGTAATAGAATTGATACCGAAAATTTTATCAGTCCGAGCAGCAGGCAATCTGTTACTGCAAACGAAAGACTCCCTGGAGCTGTGCTTCTTGCAAGGGCAAGGCTTCGTGAGAGGTTGAGAGGGGTTACACTCTCTGGAAGCAG GCCACGTGGTAGAAGTACCTCTAACAGTGACCGTATTCACATAAGACCTGGTGACGATTTAAGGCCATTCAATGTAAGAGATTGGGATGCTGAAAACTCTACAAGTTTATCAACTGACCGTTCCCCATCTACTAATCTGAGCTCCCGAACTGTAAGGCTGCAAATCTTGCGAGAACAGAACGAGAAGCCACACGGCCTTACGCAAGAGGCTTTGTCTAGTTTGCAACTGGAGCTTTTCAGTGGGAAGGAGACAGATGCTGATGCGGCGGCGGTTTCTAGTGCACCACAGGATTGCAGCATATGCCTAGAGAGTTTCATCCAGGATGATCAGCTTATATGTTTGCCTTGTGATCATAGATTTCATGCTGGGTGCTTGGATCCCTGGGTTCGGATTCGTGGTGACTGTCCTTACTGTCGAAGGGCTATCCTTGTAAAGAAAAGAACAGTAAAGTCTTTATAG
- the LOC115703056 gene encoding probable E3 ubiquitin-protein ligase RHY1A isoform X1 — MTSASELFYTRRSRFGRTSLDLGLDSSPPPDRSFHHSVNQNRRHHHNNHHGSNHRHDIDGCDPLRRYPHSRHISHRVSNQDRMTFNLEESTGQSVSSSNRIDTENFISPSSRQSVTANERLPGAVLLARARLRERLRGVTLSGSRSVCCNLGRPRGRSTSNSDRIHIRPGDDLRPFNVRDWDAENSTSLSTDRSPSTNLSSRTVRLQILREQNEKPHGLTQEALSSLQLELFSGKETDADAAAVSSAPQDCSICLESFIQDDQLICLPCDHRFHAGCLDPWVRIRGDCPYCRRAILVKKRTVKSL; from the exons ATGACGAGCGCTTCGGAGTTATTCTACACCAGGAGGTCTCGTTTCGGCCGAACCAGTCTGGATCTCGGCCTAGATTCTTCTCCCCCTCCCGATCGAAGTTTTCACCATAGTGTCAACCAGAATCGCCGCCATCATCATAATAACCATCATGGTAGTAATCATCGACATGATATTGACGGCTGCGATCCCCTTCGGCGATACCCTCACTCCCGCCATATCTCCCACCGGGTTTCTAACCAG GACCGTATGACATTTAATCTCGAGGAGAGTACAGGACAATCTGTTTCCAGCAGTAATAGAATTGATACCGAAAATTTTATCAGTCCGAGCAGCAGGCAATCTGTTACTGCAAACGAAAGACTCCCTGGAGCTGTGCTTCTTGCAAGGGCAAGGCTTCGTGAGAGGTTGAGAGGGGTTACACTCTCTGGAAGCAGGTCAGTGTGCTGCAACTTGGGTAG GCCACGTGGTAGAAGTACCTCTAACAGTGACCGTATTCACATAAGACCTGGTGACGATTTAAGGCCATTCAATGTAAGAGATTGGGATGCTGAAAACTCTACAAGTTTATCAACTGACCGTTCCCCATCTACTAATCTGAGCTCCCGAACTGTAAGGCTGCAAATCTTGCGAGAACAGAACGAGAAGCCACACGGCCTTACGCAAGAGGCTTTGTCTAGTTTGCAACTGGAGCTTTTCAGTGGGAAGGAGACAGATGCTGATGCGGCGGCGGTTTCTAGTGCACCACAGGATTGCAGCATATGCCTAGAGAGTTTCATCCAGGATGATCAGCTTATATGTTTGCCTTGTGATCATAGATTTCATGCTGGGTGCTTGGATCCCTGGGTTCGGATTCGTGGTGACTGTCCTTACTGTCGAAGGGCTATCCTTGTAAAGAAAAGAACAGTAAAGTCTTTATAG